Proteins co-encoded in one Listeria ivanovii subsp. ivanovii genomic window:
- a CDS encoding response regulator transcription factor produces the protein MSEQVRVLVVDDEDRIRRLLKMYLERENYRIEEASDGDQALDMALNNNYEVILLDLMMPGKDGIEVCRELREYKATPVVMLTAKGEEANRVQGFEVGADDYIVKPFSPREVVLRVKAVLRRAKQNSEEGMNGTPGDIITFPHLKIDNEAHRVIVDGKEISLTPKEYDLLYYLAKSPDKVFDRESLLKEVWRYEFFGDLRTIDTHVKRLREKLHDVSEDAARMIVTVWGLGYKFEVPEE, from the coding sequence ATGAGTGAACAAGTTAGAGTGCTTGTTGTGGATGATGAGGATCGGATTCGCCGCCTTCTTAAGATGTATCTTGAAAGAGAGAACTATCGAATTGAAGAGGCTAGTGATGGTGACCAGGCATTAGACATGGCACTGAACAATAATTATGAAGTAATCCTACTTGATTTAATGATGCCAGGTAAAGACGGAATTGAAGTATGTCGTGAATTAAGAGAATATAAAGCAACCCCTGTTGTTATGCTGACGGCCAAAGGAGAAGAAGCAAACCGAGTACAAGGTTTTGAAGTGGGGGCAGATGATTATATTGTTAAACCATTCAGTCCAAGAGAAGTCGTACTCCGAGTGAAGGCTGTTCTTCGCCGTGCAAAACAAAACTCTGAAGAAGGAATGAACGGAACACCGGGAGATATTATTACTTTTCCTCATTTGAAAATTGATAATGAAGCTCATCGTGTTATTGTGGATGGAAAGGAAATTAGTTTAACGCCGAAAGAATATGATTTATTATATTACCTAGCTAAATCACCTGATAAAGTTTTTGATCGTGAGTCACTTTTAAAAGAAGTGTGGCGCTATGAGTTCTTCGGTGATTTACGTACCATTGATACACACGTAAAAAGACTTCGTGAAAAATTACACGATGTATCCGAAGACGCCGCAAGAATGATCGTAACAGTTTGGGGTCTAGGGTATAAATTCGAAGTTCCAGAAGAATAA
- a CDS encoding pseudouridine synthase: protein MERLQKVIANAGITSRRKAETLIKEGKVTVNGKVVTELGVKVSGSERIEVEGIQLTKEEHRYFLFYKPRGTVSAVTDDKGRTTVADYFTDIPERLYPVGRLDYDTSGLLLMTNDGDFANLLMHPKNEVSKTYIARIKGIPEREVIRELERGVVIDGRKTAPAKVKIRSSDKAKDKAIVEITIHEGRNRQVRKMFEAVGFEVQKLSREEYSFLNLRGLNAGERRELSHHEVKQLKTEARFGKKK, encoded by the coding sequence ATGGAACGTTTACAAAAAGTAATTGCAAATGCAGGTATTACTTCCAGAAGAAAAGCAGAAACTCTTATAAAAGAGGGTAAAGTAACAGTGAACGGTAAAGTAGTAACCGAATTAGGTGTGAAAGTTAGCGGTTCCGAACGAATCGAAGTCGAAGGAATCCAGTTAACAAAAGAAGAACATCGCTATTTCTTATTCTATAAACCAAGAGGAACTGTATCAGCAGTGACAGATGATAAAGGACGTACAACGGTAGCAGATTATTTTACCGATATTCCAGAACGACTTTATCCAGTAGGAAGACTTGATTATGATACATCTGGCTTACTTTTAATGACAAATGATGGGGATTTTGCTAACTTACTGATGCACCCTAAAAATGAAGTATCAAAAACATATATTGCTCGTATTAAAGGTATTCCGGAACGAGAAGTGATTCGTGAACTAGAGCGTGGTGTTGTTATTGATGGTCGTAAAACAGCTCCCGCAAAAGTGAAAATCCGTTCCTCTGATAAGGCAAAAGATAAAGCAATTGTCGAGATTACGATTCATGAAGGTCGCAATCGTCAAGTACGTAAAATGTTTGAAGCTGTTGGATTTGAAGTGCAAAAGTTATCAAGAGAAGAATATTCTTTCTTAAATTTACGTGGCTTAAATGCTGGTGAGCGTCGAGAATTATCCCATCATGAAGTGAAACAATTAAAGACAGAAGCCCGATTTGGCAAGAAAAAGTAA
- the scpB gene encoding SMC-Scp complex subunit ScpB, whose translation MTREEQLGVLESLLFAAGDAGLSTEQLTGVMEITHIEALNLLELLSERYNENADRGLILLELAGSFQLATKKAHAEYLRKLVEVPSNTVLSQASLETLAIIAYRQPVTRMEVDEVRGVQTDGPIRTLVAKGLVTDKGRVDGAGRAKLYVTTSEFLDAFGLNSLDDLPKLADAEAEEPDQNEMDLFFDRFNQNKEQEEE comes from the coding sequence GTGACGAGAGAAGAACAATTAGGTGTTTTAGAGAGTTTGCTTTTTGCTGCAGGTGACGCAGGACTTTCGACAGAACAATTAACGGGAGTCATGGAAATCACGCATATTGAAGCACTCAATTTATTAGAATTGTTAAGCGAACGCTATAATGAAAATGCTGATCGTGGGCTTATTTTATTAGAACTTGCTGGGTCATTTCAGCTAGCCACCAAAAAAGCGCACGCGGAATACTTAAGGAAGTTAGTGGAAGTTCCAAGCAACACCGTTTTATCACAAGCATCACTCGAAACATTAGCGATTATTGCTTACAGACAACCGGTAACTCGTATGGAAGTGGATGAAGTTCGAGGCGTCCAAACAGATGGGCCGATTCGAACATTAGTTGCTAAAGGCCTCGTAACTGACAAAGGCCGGGTAGACGGTGCTGGACGAGCGAAGTTATATGTAACGACGAGTGAATTTCTAGATGCATTTGGACTGAATTCTTTAGACGATTTACCGAAACTCGCTGATGCAGAAGCGGAAGAACCCGACCAAAACGAAATGGACCTGTTTTTTGACCGGTTTAATCAAAATAAAGAACAGGAGGAGGAATAA
- a CDS encoding segregation/condensation protein A has translation MVEMNFKVDAFEGPLDLLLHLIGQLEVDIYDIPMAEITDQYMEFVHTMQEMELDVASEYLVMAATLLAIKSKMLLPKQELEIDYDTLEEEEDPRDALVEKLMEYKRFKEAAKELKEKEAERSFYFSKPPMDLAEYDDGTNVAELDVSLNDMLSAFNKMLRRKKLNKPLHTRITTQEISIDDRMDSVMEKLQRKQNHRLRFDELFEEQTKEQLVVTFLALLELMKRKLVEVEQVESFADLYVLGKGEEKL, from the coding sequence ATGGTAGAAATGAATTTTAAAGTAGATGCGTTTGAAGGACCTCTTGATTTACTTCTCCACTTAATTGGACAGCTAGAAGTGGATATTTATGATATTCCAATGGCTGAGATTACGGACCAATATATGGAATTTGTTCATACGATGCAAGAAATGGAACTAGACGTAGCAAGCGAATATCTGGTTATGGCAGCCACTTTACTCGCGATAAAAAGTAAAATGCTTCTTCCAAAACAGGAATTAGAAATTGATTATGATACACTAGAAGAGGAAGAAGATCCGAGAGATGCTTTAGTTGAAAAACTTATGGAGTATAAACGCTTTAAAGAAGCTGCCAAAGAACTCAAAGAAAAAGAAGCGGAACGGAGCTTTTATTTCAGTAAACCGCCGATGGATCTTGCTGAATATGATGATGGAACAAACGTGGCAGAATTAGATGTATCATTAAATGATATGTTAAGTGCGTTTAACAAAATGCTTCGTCGTAAAAAATTAAACAAGCCACTGCATACAAGAATTACAACACAGGAAATTTCGATTGATGATCGTATGGATTCTGTCATGGAGAAATTACAAAGAAAGCAAAATCACCGTTTACGTTTCGATGAGTTATTTGAAGAGCAAACAAAAGAGCAACTAGTGGTAACGTTTTTGGCACTCTTAGAACTAATGAAACGAAAATTAGTGGAAGTGGAACAAGTGGAAAGTTTTGCCGATTTATATGTGTTAGGTAAAGGGGAAGAAAAGTTGTGA
- the lysA gene encoding diaminopimelate decarboxylase, translating into MTFERLGTMNVNAEGHLEIGGVDTLKLAEKYGTPLYVYDVALIRDRARGFKKTFEELGVKAQVAYASKAFSAVAIYQLMAEEGLSLDVVSGGELYTAIKAGFPAERVHFHGNNKSVEEIHMALDYGIGCFVLDNYYEISLLEDILIERNEKAAVLIRVTPGIEAHTHDYILTGQDDSKFGFGLTNGQAEAAIKQVLHASASFDLIGLHCHIGSQIFETTGFKLAARRIMDKLVEWHQTLGFDSQVLNLGGGFGVRYTAEDEPLEPSEYVRQIIEEVRDVASTNAIAIPEIWIEPGRSLVGEAGTTLYKVGSRKEVPGIRNYVAVDGGMSDNIRPALYDAHYDAVLAASPEKIPEETVAIAGKCCESGDMLIWDLPLPKSNAGEVLAVFCTGAYGYAMASNYNRIPRPPVVFVENGIDKLIVARETYENLVQNDLPL; encoded by the coding sequence GTGACGTTTGAACGGCTAGGAACAATGAATGTAAATGCAGAAGGACATCTCGAAATTGGAGGGGTGGACACTTTAAAGCTAGCTGAGAAGTATGGAACACCACTGTACGTTTATGATGTAGCGCTAATCCGGGACCGCGCAAGAGGATTTAAAAAAACATTTGAAGAGCTAGGTGTGAAGGCACAAGTAGCTTACGCCAGCAAAGCGTTTTCAGCTGTTGCGATTTATCAGTTGATGGCAGAGGAAGGCTTATCGCTTGATGTTGTCTCTGGCGGGGAATTATATACTGCAATTAAAGCGGGATTTCCAGCAGAACGAGTTCATTTTCATGGCAATAACAAAAGCGTAGAAGAGATACATATGGCGCTGGATTACGGTATCGGCTGTTTTGTACTGGATAATTATTATGAAATTAGTTTATTAGAAGATATATTAATAGAAAGAAATGAAAAAGCAGCTGTTTTAATTCGCGTCACACCAGGGATTGAAGCACATACACATGATTACATTTTAACCGGACAAGATGATTCGAAATTTGGTTTTGGACTTACGAATGGACAAGCAGAAGCAGCGATTAAACAAGTGCTACATGCAAGCGCGTCGTTTGATTTAATTGGTTTACATTGTCATATTGGGTCACAAATTTTTGAAACAACTGGTTTCAAATTAGCGGCCCGACGCATTATGGATAAATTGGTTGAATGGCATCAAACATTAGGTTTTGATTCGCAAGTACTTAATCTTGGGGGAGGCTTTGGGGTACGTTATACTGCTGAAGATGAACCATTAGAGCCGAGCGAGTATGTTCGCCAAATTATCGAGGAAGTGCGTGACGTCGCAAGTACAAACGCTATTGCCATTCCAGAGATTTGGATTGAACCAGGTCGCTCTCTCGTGGGTGAAGCAGGAACGACGTTATATAAAGTTGGCTCTAGAAAAGAAGTTCCTGGTATTAGAAACTATGTGGCAGTGGATGGCGGTATGTCTGACAATATTCGTCCCGCACTTTATGACGCTCATTATGATGCGGTCCTTGCTGCAAGCCCAGAAAAAATACCCGAAGAAACCGTAGCGATTGCTGGGAAATGTTGTGAGTCTGGCGATATGCTGATTTGGGATCTACCGCTGCCAAAATCAAATGCTGGAGAAGTTTTGGCAGTCTTTTGTACGGGTGCTTATGGTTATGCAATGGCTAGTAATTATAACCGAATTCCAAGGCCGCCAGTTGTTTTTGTAGAGAATGGCATCGATAAACTTATAGTTGCCCGGGAAACATATGAAAATTTAGTGCAAAATGATCTTCCATTATAG